A stretch of Cupriavidus necator DNA encodes these proteins:
- a CDS encoding RES family NAD+ phosphorylase has product MSFTTWTPPAVASERRQFALTLWRAVEAQHVVSTMPLVDSLEEQAVLEAVLDAGKPAVPAEARHLHYLLFTPFRYPPSPWGSRFRASQDPGVFYGANEIRTACAELGYWRWRFLNDSPALPRIDARAQTLFEVRVDTWGVALDTPPFDQDHAIWTDPDHHEPCQAFGRIAREAGLGMIRYTSVRDPRHGPCGAVLTPHAFSHPAPLATTTWMLTVRRDRVIWQRDDLQQRDSFEFEAALWQRTTDSTGTG; this is encoded by the coding sequence GTGTCGTTCACTACCTGGACGCCACCCGCGGTCGCATCTGAGCGCAGGCAGTTCGCGCTCACGCTGTGGCGGGCGGTGGAGGCCCAGCACGTCGTATCCACCATGCCGCTGGTCGACAGCCTGGAAGAACAGGCTGTGCTGGAAGCCGTGCTCGACGCCGGCAAACCCGCAGTGCCCGCCGAGGCACGCCATCTGCACTACCTGCTGTTCACCCCCTTCCGCTATCCGCCCTCGCCCTGGGGCTCGCGCTTTCGCGCCAGCCAGGATCCGGGCGTGTTCTACGGCGCCAACGAGATCCGCACCGCCTGCGCCGAACTCGGCTACTGGCGCTGGCGCTTCCTCAATGACAGCCCCGCGCTGCCGCGCATCGACGCCCGCGCGCAGACGTTGTTCGAAGTGCGCGTCGATACCTGGGGCGTGGCACTGGACACACCGCCGTTCGACCAGGACCATGCCATCTGGACCGATCCCGACCACCACGAGCCCTGCCAGGCCTTCGGGCGCATCGCGCGCGAGGCCGGCCTAGGCATGATCCGTTACACCTCCGTGCGCGATCCCCGGCATGGCCCCTGCGGCGCGGTGCTGACCCCGCACGCGTTCTCCCACCCGGCGCCGCTGGCCACCACCACCTGGATGCTGACGGTGCGCCGCGACCGCGTGATCTGGCAGCGCGACGACCTGCAGCAACGCGACAGCTTCGAGTTCGAGGCCGCGCTGTGGCAGCGCACAACCGATAGCACTGGCACGGGCTGA